Proteins encoded by one window of Streptomyces sp. NBC_01571:
- a CDS encoding amino acid transporter — translation MASTEHAPTSRLRAWMLEGLSDMGKDRRVPEPAEPEPVHEGQRWWRVMCLTGVDYFSTLGYQPGIAALAAGLLSPVATIVLVVVTLAGALPVYRRVAEESPRGEGSIAMLERLLSFWKGKLFVLTLLGFAATDFLITITLSAADASTHLVENPHLTSALHDRQMLITLILVALLGAVFLKGFLEAIGVAVVLVAIYLGLNVVVAVTGLWHVATEGHVITDWGTALTAEHGNAFAMIGVALLVFPKLALGLSGFETGVAVMPHVEGDPGDTDEKPTGRIRGAKKLLTTAAVIMSVFLIVTSFITTVLIPEKEFKSGGQANGRALAYLAHEYLGGVFGTVYDVSTIAILWFAGASAMAGLLNLMPRYLPRYGMAPHWARAVRPMVIVFTLVAFLVTWIFDADVDAQGGAYATGVLVLISSAAIAVTIAARKAGQRNWTLGFGVISVVFLYTTVVNVIERPDGVKIGACFIAGIILVSLLSRLARAFELRVTSVSLDAMAERFVRDIASRKIRFIANEPDSRDIGEYREKIKQIRADNDVPTTEDFVFVEVTVLDASEFETGLTVRGEVLHGRYRVLTLESSSVPNALAALLLHVRDSTRCTPHIYFEWTEGNPFANFLRFFLFGQGEVAPVTREVLREAEPDPTCRPRVHVG, via the coding sequence ATGGCCAGCACCGAGCACGCCCCCACGAGCCGCTTGCGGGCGTGGATGCTGGAGGGCCTGTCCGACATGGGCAAGGACCGCCGGGTGCCGGAGCCCGCCGAGCCGGAGCCCGTGCACGAGGGCCAGCGGTGGTGGCGCGTCATGTGCCTCACCGGCGTCGACTACTTCTCCACCCTCGGCTACCAGCCCGGCATCGCGGCCCTGGCCGCCGGACTGCTGTCCCCGGTGGCGACCATCGTGCTCGTCGTCGTCACCCTCGCGGGCGCGCTGCCCGTCTACCGGCGGGTGGCCGAGGAGAGCCCACGCGGCGAGGGTTCGATCGCGATGCTGGAACGGCTGCTGTCGTTCTGGAAGGGCAAGCTCTTCGTCCTGACCCTGCTGGGCTTCGCCGCCACCGACTTCCTGATCACCATCACCCTTTCGGCCGCGGACGCCTCCACCCACCTCGTCGAGAACCCGCACCTCACCAGCGCCCTGCACGACAGGCAGATGCTGATCACGCTCATCCTGGTGGCCCTGCTCGGTGCCGTCTTCCTCAAGGGCTTCCTGGAGGCGATCGGCGTCGCGGTCGTGCTCGTGGCGATCTACCTGGGGCTCAACGTGGTGGTCGCGGTGACCGGGCTGTGGCACGTGGCGACCGAGGGGCACGTGATCACCGACTGGGGCACGGCCCTGACCGCGGAGCACGGCAACGCCTTCGCGATGATCGGGGTGGCCCTGCTCGTCTTCCCGAAGCTCGCGCTCGGACTGTCCGGCTTCGAGACCGGCGTGGCCGTCATGCCGCACGTCGAGGGCGACCCCGGCGACACCGACGAGAAGCCCACCGGCCGGATCCGCGGCGCCAAGAAGCTGCTGACCACGGCCGCCGTGATCATGAGCGTGTTCCTGATCGTGACCAGCTTCATCACCACCGTGCTCATCCCGGAGAAAGAGTTCAAGTCGGGCGGCCAGGCCAACGGGCGCGCGCTCGCGTATCTCGCGCACGAGTACCTCGGCGGCGTCTTCGGCACGGTGTACGACGTGTCGACGATCGCCATCCTGTGGTTCGCCGGCGCCTCCGCCATGGCCGGACTGCTCAACCTGATGCCTCGCTACCTGCCCCGTTACGGTATGGCTCCCCACTGGGCGCGCGCCGTCCGCCCCATGGTGATCGTCTTCACCCTGGTCGCCTTCCTCGTCACCTGGATCTTCGATGCCGACGTCGACGCCCAGGGCGGTGCGTACGCCACCGGTGTGCTGGTGCTGATCAGCTCCGCGGCGATCGCGGTGACCATCGCCGCCCGCAAGGCCGGGCAGCGCAACTGGACCCTCGGCTTCGGCGTCATCTCCGTGGTCTTCCTCTACACGACCGTCGTCAACGTCATCGAGCGTCCTGACGGTGTCAAGATCGGCGCCTGCTTCATCGCCGGCATCATCCTCGTCTCGCTCCTCTCGCGGCTCGCCCGCGCCTTCGAGCTGCGCGTGACCAGCGTGAGCCTCGACGCCATGGCCGAACGCTTCGTCCGTGACATCGCGAGCCGTAAGATCCGCTTCATCGCCAACGAGCCGGACAGCCGTGACATCGGCGAGTACCGGGAGAAGATCAAACAGATCCGCGCCGACAACGACGTCCCCACCACGGAGGACTTCGTGTTCGTCGAGGTCACCGTCCTCGACGCGTCCGAGTTCGAGACGGGGCTCACGGTGCGCGGGGAGGTGCTGCACGGGCGTTATCGCGTGCTGACGCTGGAGTCGTCGTCCGTGCCCAACGCGCTCGCGGCGCTTCTGCTTCACGTCCGGGACAGCACGCGGTGCACTCCGCACATCTACTTCGAGTGGACCGAGGGGAACCCCTTCGCGAACTTCCTCCGCTTCTTCCTCTTCGGTCAGGGGGAGGTCGCTCCCGTCACCCGGGAAGTTCTCCGCGAGGCCGAACCGGACCCCACGTGCCGGCCCCGCGTCCACGTCGGCTGA